The Acidicapsa ligni DNA window GGAAACGATCGCCAAGCGGCGCATCTTTCTCGGAACGTTGCCGGGCATGGCTGAGGCGGACAAGCGAGACCAGGACATGCTCACCTCGAACGTCGCGGATCTGGTACCGGTGGAGATGCCATGGACCGGCACGCGCAGAAGTCCTTTGATCCTGTTTGAGACCCCTTTTCGCCAGCTCATTCCTTTCTCGATGTTCGACCCGGACCTCTCCGACGCGAATGGGTTGCTGATGGCGAAGAGCGGAGGGGGTAAGACCTTGGCCGCTCAACAGATGCTCCTAATGGCGGCTCGCGCGAATCCACTAATCTCCATCCTCGAACGTGGCGATTCCTATCAGCCCCTTGTTGAATTGATGGGCGGCGAGATGATCGAGATGTCGCTCGATAGCGACCAGACCATCAATCCCTGGGACCTTCCAAGGGGAGAGACGAAACCCTCCAACGATCAGATTTCGTTTTTGAAAAATCTGACCCGGCATATGCTCGGGGAGAACACCCCTCCGGACCTGGACATTGACCTGCTCGACAGCGTTCTTCTCGAGGCAATCACCTCCACCTACAAACGCTGCAGCGCAAAGACGTCGAACCCAACTCCGCTATTCGGGGATCTGGCCGCAGAACTTGCACACTGGCAGGACCGCGACAGGAATCAGAAGATCAATGCGATGGCCCAAATGGCATCGACCAAGCTTCGCGCTTGGGTCGATGACGGACCTTATGCGCGATTGTTCGACCGGCCAACCACAGTCAAGCTGGACAATCCATGGCTGTATTTCAACGTCGAGAAGCTGAAAGACGATCCGCGCCTCGAACGCGCCGAGAGTCTTTTGATTGCGCACACCGCCACCTATCGAGCATCCGGACTCGCGGGACGGCCGAGCATCGTTTTGCTGGATGAGTGCTGGGCGCTTCTCGAGTCTCCCATCCTGGCAAGCGTGGTGGTGCAACTGTTTCGCACGGCGCGCAAACGCAACGCCAGCGTTTGGGGTATCAGTCAGACGCCCGAAGACTTCGTAGGCACGCCCGATCGGCCGAATGAGCACGGAGCGGGCATCGTCAAGAATGCAACGACCAAAATCATAGGTAAGCAGCCCGGTGATATGACGGCTCTTCGAGAGCATGTTCACCTGAATGAGACCGCACTCAATCAGATCAAAACCTTTGCTCACCCTAAAAAAGGCCACAGTGCCGAGTTCCTTATTGCGATTGGAGAGAAGGCAGAATCCACACACTCGATTCGTGTGGTTCCCAGTGCGGTCGACTACTGGATCACGACGACCTATGCGCGCGAACGCAACTATCGCAAGTGGTGGTTGCGTCGGCATCGGCAACTTCCGCCGATCGAAGCCTATGAACGACTCGCTGAACAGTATCCAAGGGGATTAGCAGAGATCGGACCTCTCCCTATCGAGTTGTCCGGAGAAATGCACGAGGCACTGACGCAATGAACGACACGACGAAACCTACCGATTTGCGTCCGAACGACGCGCCCGATGCCGGGAACGACCCATCCCCAAGAGCGCCTCGTCGGACTCGCTGGAACAGGAGATTGGGAATTGCTGCGCTGACTGTGGCAGCCACAGTTGCGTTGCCGACGCTGGGACACGCTCAATTCCTAACAGTCTTTGACTCTATCTTTAGTTCCATCCAGAGCGACATCGGGACTTCATTGAGTTCCGTCAACCAAGTTATGCAGCAGGTTACGAAGCTCTACCAGACGACGGTTGCTCCCCTGGCTGCGCTCAACCAGGCTCGCGGCTTCGTTTCGACATCAATCTCTAGTTTCCGCAACTCGATGAACCAGATATTTACGACATCGTTCACCAGTGCAGTTACTCCCGGCCCGCAGCAATTCGAGTCCATCTTGCATAGCAGGCTGGCGACGCAGATTCCTTCGCTTCAAGCCAGTTTCACGACGAACTACGGTGCGATTCCACAGGTCAATGCCGCATCACCACAAGACCGCGTGATGATGGACATGGACGACGCCTTGGGTCAACAAAACCTCAAAACCACTCTTGTCGCGGACCAAGGCCAGGATCTCATCCTCCAGACCGCAAATCAGATGGAAAACCAAGTCGCGGTGAGTACGCCGGGCTCGAATCCATATCTGACTGCACAAGCACAAGTCGCGAACCTTCGGTGTCAGGCCTACATGCAAATGATGCTTGCGGCAGAGTTGCGGCAGGAGGCGGGCCGCATCGCGCACGACAATGTTCTCGTAAAGCGCCGAACCACTTCGACGGGTGGCATAAACAGCCTCATCAATGGAACGCTGACCCGATAAGGAGAGCCGCTATGACAGACCCAAAGAACAATCCCGACAAGGTGCGCAAACCATTCTTCTGGTGGAAGAGGCGGCAACCTGTGTCCGAATCCGCGAAGCCGATAAGAGCGAGCGATGCAAATGTGAAACTCATTAGGCGCCCCTGGTATCGATCGACTGCTCTCAAGATCGGTTGTGCAGCTCTCGGTCTCTTGATCGTCATTCCGAGGCACGCGCACGGCCAGCTTGGCATCGACACGGCAGCCATCATGGCCGCATTGTCAAAGATGCAATCGCTGATGAACACCTATATCGCGGCTCCCCTCAAGACGATCAACCAGTACGAACAAAGCGCAGCGAAGTACGAGCAACAGGTGATGTATCCGCTCACGGCGATTAACCAAGCCAAGAGTTCGGTAATGCAGGCGGAAAGCCAATTTACTCAGATGAGCAATATGTTCCGCACCATGAATGTGTCCAGTGCCACGTTGCCACAGTCGCAAAATCTTGAATCGCTCCTACTCTCGCGCAATTCCGCCAATGTGCCGACGGTATCGACCCAGTTTCAGTCGGTCTATGGCGTGGTGATGGCGCAGAACTCGTCGTCACCCGCCGTTCGGACGATGACGGACATGACGGACGCCCAGGCTCAAGACGCGATGAAGAGAGCCATTGAGATCGACGCCTTAGCGACCGCCGAACTCAATGAGGCGGATCAGATGGGGCAGCAGATTACGCAGGCTGCACCGGGGAGCGCTCCGATTCTTGAGGCAGAGGCAGATGTCTGGGTCGTGCGCGCGAATGCTTACACGCAGGCTGCACTCGCAGAACTGATGCGGACTCGCGGCATCGACCTTGCTAATCAGAGCAAGGTCTCGAAGCTTGCGACTACAGACAATACAAGCAATAACAACCTGATCAACGGATCGCTCACGAACAGGTGACACACTCATGACGTTCCTTCACCCCAGCCTCGCTATGCTCGCATTCTTTCAGGGGACTCAACTGAGCCTGTTCGAGCGTTTTCTGACGCAAGCCGTGTCCGGCATCAACTCGACCAGCATCACCTCCGGAATGCAGAACGCAGCCTATGTCGTCCTGCTGGTCGGGTTCCTTTGGCAGATGTACCAGTCGGCGCTGCATGGGGGTGATGTACGTGGTTTGGGAACAAATCTCATCAAGTATGTCGTCACCGCCCTTGTAGTGATGAATTACAGCACGGTCTTCACTGCGGTCAATCAAGGTTTTGTGAACGCAGGTAATTGGGTCGGTAATGCCTCGGGCGCAGGGAATCTCTTTGACAATTGGGCAACCGACATCCAAACCCAGTTTAGTCAAGATGGCGCGCAGCAAATGTGGGGTTTGATTACTGGCTCGATTGCCGGGTTAATCGACGCCGTCCTCATCTTGGTGGCGTACATCCTGTATCCCGTCGTTATAGCGATCTTCGGATTCTTCTACATCTTCTACGGGAGCATCCTGTATATCTTTGGCCCAATCGTGATTGCCCTCATGCCTCTCGGCGCAACGAATCGTCTTGCCAAAGCCTACGTCGAGAACGTGATGATCTGGAATGCGTGGCCCATTTTGTATGGGGGCTTTGGAGCTCTTCTGAGCGCAGTGCAAATGGGCCAGGTGGGCCAAATGTTGAGTCAGAATAACTTCCTTGGCGGCTTGGGAAATCTTGAGGGTTCGTTCCTCATTGGAGCGACAAGCATCATCTACTCCCTCGCAATCGCAGTTATTCCGTTCATTGCGAAGAGGATCGTGAGCGGCGACGTCGGATCTACCGCTGGTGCGCTGATCGGTGCTGCCGCTACCGCATTGACAGCGGGCGCAGCTGCAGTGGAGGGTGCGGTGGCGGGTGCAACGGCCGCGGGAGCCAGCGGAGCAGCAGGAGCTTCAGGAGGTGGGTCGGCTGCAGGCGCAGCCTCGAGCGCAGGGGGATCGGTCGCGACTTCACCAGGCGCGAACCAGCCGGCTCCTCCGCAGAGCAGCCCTGGATCCTCCGCAACCGCTCGCACGAGTGAGGGGGGCGGAGGGCTTGGCGGCGGTCCCACGATTGAAGGACACGCAGAACAAATTCGCAACTCCATGAGCGAAGCTCTGGGAGAAGGCAACGCGGACACGAGTGGGCAGAGTGCAGGCGAATCAGTCGCGGCTGCAACCGGCTCGAGTTCATCCGGCGGTGGGTCCGCTAACAAATCCACCAGTGGCGCTCGCTCATCGCAACCGGCGAAGAGAGGCCCCACCGTGCATCGCTACAACATTGGAACCTGGGGAACTTATCATGCCGCGCGGCTTGTGGCGCGCGGAGTGGCGAGTACAGTGCGGAGCAAAGACGACGACAGGAAATAGGAGGTAATCCATGAAGAGCAATAGCACTGCGACTGCGCCCATCGCGGTCCCGCCCAAATATTACGAGGTCGATGGCGCCTTGAAGGCCAATGCCAATAAGGCGTGGCTCCTTGCATTTCTAACTGTTCCCATCGCGCTGCTTGCCATCGGGTTTGCGATCTTTGTCCGTCTACAGCCACCGACGGTTATTCGCATCGGTCCCAACGGTGAAGCGGCAGTGTTAGGCAAGACCGCGAAGGGCGCGCCTCTTGACGCGGCTATCGCTGGCACGGATCAGTTTCTCGATGAGGCGTTTGTAAAACGATTCCTCGGGACCTACCTGAACTACTCTCCGGCGGACGTCGACGATCATTGGGCCAATAGCCTGAACATGATGACGCGGAATCTCCGCGCATACACGATCAAGGCGATGGCGGATGACAATACACGCGGAAAGATTGACGACGATCAGATCGAGTCAGTGTTCCATTTGCGCGAGATCAAACCCGTGTCCGGCGAGCCTCTGACCTATCTGATCTACGGAGTGAAGGACGTTCACCGTCTCTCGAAAGGGGTGGAGTCTACCGATCACTTCGTAAACGAGTACCGGGTGCGGTTGATTGCGGACCGCCGGTCAGATGTGAACCCCGACGGACTTTGGATCGCGGAATATACCGAGCGCCCAATCGACGGTGAGCGTCGTGACCGGATCCTCGCCGCGCCGAACGCCATGCCGGAAAGCGATGGCGCACCAAACAAAGGAGGTCAATGATGGACGCCCAACTGACTAAAGTCGCGGAGACTCAGCCGGCCCTCAATCAGTCGGCCGAACCCAGACGGACCCGGCGACCGCGTCAACAGACGGAAGAGATCGTTCGGTACTTCCTCGCCAAGGAGGGATCGTCTGCCGAGAAGCCGGAGCTTGGAGTTGAAGTGGCGACTGAAGGCGAAGCATTGATCAAAGCGTTCCAGTCGAAGAACGGAGTTATTTATACCCTCCTTGCCTACAAGGCGGAGGCGGAGATACAGGGAGGATCTCCGACATTGGTAAAGCGGCCTCTGCGTAAATAGGGCCGCACGGTCACGGGATTCAAAGAGGAGACATACCTGAAACACGGCTAATGTCAACCTCCTTTGACGCCTTATCGCACTGCGATGAGGAATTCCGCTGACCCGGTTTGCAATCTCGAGCCTGGTTCGGTCCACATCCACCCCTAACCCGGGCGGCCAGGCGAAGAGATACAGGAAACCGGCATCAGCAGGTCTCTTGTCACTTCGTTGGAAGCGCCAGACAAGTGAGGAGAAAATGACAGCGACTAGGACACAGAACTCGGCCATTGACCATCAGCTCATTCTCGAGCTGAAGATCGACGCGTCCGGAAACGTGACCCGCAAACAAAGCAAACTGGGCCGGAAAGATACGCTCGAGGGAAAGCTCCTTGCGCAGATCTATCCAGGCATTCAGGTAGCGCGTGTAAGTGTGCCGCATGAGTTGACGTCGTATGAGCAGTCTGTGGTGGAAAACCGCATGGCCAAGCTCATATATGACGAGGTCGAATACAAGCTTGTGGGTGCGAGTGGTTCTGCGAAGGATGGCAAGTTCTACTTCGTCGACCAAAAGCACGCCAAGCAGATAGCTGAGCGCTTTCAGCATTGGCCCGAGGCAGCGATCGTGTACTTTGCGATCCTCGTCTCCGACTGCAAGTTGATGATAGAGGAACCCGATCTAAACATCGTCGTGGTCAAGGATCATGTCCTGGGCACCAACGATTGCCGCGGTTGGGTGCGTGAATCTCTCTATCGGAAGCTGAAGATCGGCACAAATCGTTTTTGCCAGTTCCGCATGGCATTCGATACGCGAGAACCGAAGCAGGCAAAAGGCGCATTGAAGGCGATGAGCGATCGCGTGGCCGACAGGCTCGGGGTCGATGTCATCCTGCCGGAAAGCGCCTGCAAACCAGCTCTGAAAGGGGGCGAACGCTTCTTTCCTCAACTGGGCACATCAGGACGGCTGTATGAAGGTCCAGCGATTCTCGGGATTAAGGAAGTGTCCCGCGAATCGGAGTTCGGATCGAGCTATACGCTGGTCGAACATGCTTCGGAAGAGAGCCTTCAACTTGAGATTATGCCTCGGATGATCGAGCAGATTCGCAAGGTGAGGAAGGCCTGGGACGAGGGTGACTACGGTGCTTTGTTAGAACTCTTGGGCAAGTCCGAGGTTGCCACGTTCGAAGATGATGCCAGCTTCGATCCTGAAACTCTGGAACAGGATAGTCCTGCTTCGGAAGGATGGGAGCCGGCGGAAGCGGTACTTCTGGCGGACAAATTTGGACACAGCATCAGGTTTCCTTATGTTGCCAACCAGATCAACCGCAAATTAGCGCGTTGGGCGTTTCGCACATGCACAGGTGGTGGCTTCCGGTTACCGTCGTTCGCTCTCGCAGATGACGGCATCCTGATCGAATACCGAGGAAAAATTCTGTCGGCGTCGGACTGGATACCGGAACATACCGCCATTACCTCGTTGACGGCGGAAAAGGGCCTTTGCATTCGCTATCCCATACGAATGCAGGAGGATCTGCTTCCGGTCCGTCATCTTTCCAACGACGAGCTTGTTCCGATGATGAAGCAGGCATTGGGCTTGCCCGAACTGGACGATTCGTTAGTCCGATACGTTCTTGAACGTCAGCTCCGCATGCAGGGAACATACATCCTTCATTCGGAGACGGCGAGCAAGAATGGAGGCGACTTTGACTTCGACACCATTTGCGTGATGCCATCCGATCGATTTCCCAAGTTCATTGCGGGAAGGATCGCGTATGGAGAGAAGTACCAGCAGGAAAAGACAAAGCTACCTAAGGCCAAGTCTCCCTGGTGGAACGTGTATCTGGTTGCAATGAAGGCGCGGGGAAATCGAATCGGACAGATTACCGACTTGAAGACCTCTTGCCTTGCTGCGGGTCGGCCTGATCTTGCTTATAGGCTGGTCAAGCAACTGCAGAACGCACTCGACGCATTGAAGCACAAGGTCGAGGTCGATGAAGCTGAGGTCGGCGGTGTCAGGAAAGAGGTTAGTCCGGCACCTTGGCTCAAGTACAAACGCGAGCGAAGGATTTCGGATTTGCCACCGCACCTGGAGGTTGCCGATACAGACAAAGTCGGCAGACTCTATAACGTCGGACGCAAAGAGCTTGGCTTCCTTCCCAGGGAGCTCGATGGCGGCTTCGATGAGAAGACGTCGATTGAGGACTTTCGGGGACTCTTCACTGGCGAAGTCGTCAAGAAAGAGATGTTCGAGGAATGCCAGCTAGTCAACTCGATCTACGCTGATGTCGCAAGCAAGATTGTTCAGCGTGAGGACGAGCTGAAACTACAACTCAAAACTGCTCAATCGCACTGGGAAGCTGTTCGCCAGAGCGAAGACAAAGAGCAACGAAGGGCTGCTGTGCTGGCACGCAATAAAGCGCAGACAGCGCTTTGGGAACATGAACAAGAAGCGAAAGACCAGTTCCATTCGCTCCACTTGTTCATGCACTACTGGGCGCAAGGCAAAGAGGAGAACCGACCGGCATGGGTCCAGGCGATGGGTACAGTCGTCACTGGCGGCACAGGCTCGGGGGCCGTCCTCTTTCAATCGTTTTCGCAAGAGATTGTCGATGCCCTTGCGGAACTGACCGGCGGCCAGCGGGTTCGTGTACGCCTTCCAAAGATCATCAACGGACACGTTCGGTTTGATCATGAGCAGAGAGCATGGCTCGTCGAGCGCATCGTCAATCCCGAAGGACCTGATGGTGAAAAGAAGGTCTTCCTTTTTCACTATAAGGGGAAGCGGAACCTGGTCTTCGAAAACACGAGTGATCCGGCAGTGACGGAGAACTCATAACCGGTAAAGGAGAAGCTCTGGCATTCTGCCTGGCTTCTCCTTTGCTTTTGTGATGAGAGTGCGCCCGAGGAGGCCGCTATGAAGATGCTGACCATCATTCCCATTGCCCTGGCAATCGCCTCGGCAGGGGCGCAAACCACCAGCCAAAATCAGATTCGTCATGTTGAGACGTCCCTCAATCATCTGACCGTTCTTGAGTTCGGCGAGCCTGTATCTACCATTGCGGTTGCCGATACGGACAGCTTTCGGGTGGAACATCACGACGACAAAGTGTTCATTGAACCGCTCCGCGAGGGGGTCGCAACCAATCTTTTTATCTGGACA harbors:
- a CDS encoding VirB4 family type IV secretion system protein, which gives rise to MTYAEHEKKLKAPAVCELLPLRDLPSGDNVMVRTNGALAAGYELRGILAYFATDGDRNQTKSMLEALFRSVPDVSMRIQFRYEISEHLGDLLESYVGQQRAEQAEVMALDTHRLRMWQQKEKNGFFFENRLHVYLIWDPRIHAKLYHSMQQNRKVGGFTVSQKKAIQRTRKEHETYLAEFESILRGIEGSMEAANLGPRRLSTQDLFEELKHSQHPIRRDHRPYVPGEEMFEYRSAREQATQASILNETETYLNIDGYLYSVISLKELPDATFPGMLQNFSTLGFPLVISGQVVIPDQVKVLKSYKRRLQKMTAAQKDANGNFKSNPEAEVAQAQLIQVQRDIISSSLKTAKLSLSVVVRTSQPAVTFADLERCERNLANRTQEVLNAFTHMNGSKAVMETIAKRRIFLGTLPGMAEADKRDQDMLTSNVADLVPVEMPWTGTRRSPLILFETPFRQLIPFSMFDPDLSDANGLLMAKSGGGKTLAAQQMLLMAARANPLISILERGDSYQPLVELMGGEMIEMSLDSDQTINPWDLPRGETKPSNDQISFLKNLTRHMLGENTPPDLDIDLLDSVLLEAITSTYKRCSAKTSNPTPLFGDLAAELAHWQDRDRNQKINAMAQMASTKLRAWVDDGPYARLFDRPTTVKLDNPWLYFNVEKLKDDPRLERAESLLIAHTATYRASGLAGRPSIVLLDECWALLESPILASVVVQLFRTARKRNASVWGISQTPEDFVGTPDRPNEHGAGIVKNATTKIIGKQPGDMTALREHVHLNETALNQIKTFAHPKKGHSAEFLIAIGEKAESTHSIRVVPSAVDYWITTTYARERNYRKWWLRRHRQLPPIEAYERLAEQYPRGLAEIGPLPIELSGEMHEALTQ
- a CDS encoding type IV secretion system protein; translation: MTFLHPSLAMLAFFQGTQLSLFERFLTQAVSGINSTSITSGMQNAAYVVLLVGFLWQMYQSALHGGDVRGLGTNLIKYVVTALVVMNYSTVFTAVNQGFVNAGNWVGNASGAGNLFDNWATDIQTQFSQDGAQQMWGLITGSIAGLIDAVLILVAYILYPVVIAIFGFFYIFYGSILYIFGPIVIALMPLGATNRLAKAYVENVMIWNAWPILYGGFGALLSAVQMGQVGQMLSQNNFLGGLGNLEGSFLIGATSIIYSLAIAVIPFIAKRIVSGDVGSTAGALIGAAATALTAGAAAVEGAVAGATAAGASGAAGASGGGSAAGAASSAGGSVATSPGANQPAPPQSSPGSSATARTSEGGGGLGGGPTIEGHAEQIRNSMSEALGEGNADTSGQSAGESVAAATGSSSSGGGSANKSTSGARSSQPAKRGPTVHRYNIGTWGTYHAARLVARGVASTVRSKDDDRK